The window CCTCCTTTTAATAAATCTATTAAAAAGGTGGGAGTGCCCGTGGCAAACCAATAATAGCCGAACTCACGGGAAGCAAAGGCATTTATAAGGCTTAAGGGATTATAAACGGGCTTTCCGTTTTGATGAAACAAATAGCCGTCATAGGTTTCTTTTAAACGCTCAAGAGCCGCTTTTTCGGTAAGAGAGCAGTTTTCCGCAAGAGCTTTTATTTCGGGCATAAAATTTGCTTCAAGTTCTTCTTGAGTAATGCCGCAAATTTCCGCATAGGATTTTTCAAGCGAAATGTCCAGTAAATTGTTTAAATCGCTGAAAATACTTATTTTACTGAATTTGGTAACTCCGGTTAAAAAGGCAAAACGTATATAGGCGTCGCAGCTTTTTAAAACTCCGTAAAAACCTTTTAATATTTTACGGTAAGTTTCATAAAGCTCATCGTTTTCATTCATTGTTTCAAGAAGGGGCTTATCGTATTCGTCCGCTAAAATTACAACCTGTTTACCGGTTTTTTCATAAATTTGTTTTAACAGCTGTTCAAACCTTATCGGAATATCCGATATTGTAGAGGGCCCGTATAACTTTTCATACTGTTGAAAAAAACTTTCAAATCTGTTAACTAAGGCCGTTTTGTCAGTGTAAATACCCGCATTAAAATCCAAATATAAAACAGGATATTCCTGCCATATCTCGCGGGTATTTTTTTCGGCATCTTCAAGGGTTTCGAGTTTTAAGCCCTTAAACAATTCTTTTTGACCGCGGAAATATGCCGCAAGGGTAGAAAGAAAAAGACTTTTTCCGAAGCGGCGCGGACGGCTTAAAAAGTAAACCTTATAACCGTTAACCAAGCTCCATACCCACTCGGTTTTATCGACATAGAAAAAATCTTTTTTACGTAAGTCTTCAAAACTTTGTACCCCGATGGGCATTTTCCTTATGTTTTTCATAGCAAATAAGTATAACATAAGGAAAATAATTTTTCAATTGAATGCTTTGTTTTTTATTTATTATAAAATCGTTTTAAGATTTTATAAAAATCTTTTATAATGCTTTTATTTTTTCTCTTCCAGTGCGTCGATATATGAAAGATTAAGCCTTCCGATTTTATCGATTAACGGGTATTTCCTGTCCTTCTTTTAAAACATCGGAAACTTTTTCAACACGGGAGCGCGAAAGTTTCGATATATGGCAC is drawn from Treponema pedis and contains these coding sequences:
- a CDS encoding ATP-binding protein, giving the protein MKNIRKMPIGVQSFEDLRKKDFFYVDKTEWVWSLVNGYKVYFLSRPRRFGKSLFLSTLAAYFRGQKELFKGLKLETLEDAEKNTREIWQEYPVLYLDFNAGIYTDKTALVNRFESFFQQYEKLYGPSTISDIPIRFEQLLKQIYEKTGKQVVILADEYDKPLLETMNENDELYETYRKILKGFYGVLKSCDAYIRFAFLTGVTKFSKISIFSDLNNLLDISLEKSYAEICGITQEELEANFMPEIKALAENCSLTEKAALERLKETYDGYLFHQNGKPVYNPLSLINAFASREFGYYWFATGTPTFLIDLLKGGDYDLRDITEEAEMSKESLFDYRPDAENPIPVFFQAGYLTIKSYDERFGVYKLGFPNKEVRQFFFNNLAPAFTGITKDETGFYIKNFITDLETKDINSFMKRMYAACEGIPYSTATKKNGAVRERDYQIAFYIIFTLMGYYAETEVHSHKGRADLVLRTADTVYVFEFKTDGTGSPDEAILQIKEKGYAEKYKMSGKRLILIGAVFGDDITEKTSDIWKAEEIRFTSF